A window of Castanea sativa cultivar Marrone di Chiusa Pesio chromosome 1, ASM4071231v1 contains these coding sequences:
- the LOC142640771 gene encoding hydroquinone glucosyltransferase-like — protein MEHIQQKPPNVAIVPTPGMGHLIPLVEFAKRLVLHHDFSVTFIITTDGSPMKPQKTVLEALPDAISSIFLPAVSFDDLPEDTKIETRIGLTLTRSIPALRDSLKVLAESTRLVALVVDLFGTEAFDVAKEFGVLSYIFFPTTAMALLSVFYLPELDQKFSCEYRDLPEPVKLPGCVPVHGSDLIDPLQDRQNECYKIVLHCCKQYPLAAGIMVNSFMDLEPGAFKALMERGDGKPPVYPIGPLIKSGSDIVVDDSGAECLRWLDKQPHRSVLYVSFGSGGTLSPEQLNELALGLEMSRQRFLWVVRSPHEKAANATYFSVQSINDPFDFLPKGFLERTKEVGLVVPSWAPQVQVLSHGSTGGFLTHCGWNSTLESIVHGVPMIAWPLYAEQRMNAVLVADDLKVAARVKVNDEGLVGHKDIANYARGLMEGEEGKLFRSKMEELKDAAEKTLSLEGSSTKSLAEVTQLWKRHQK, from the coding sequence ATGGAACACATCCAACAGAAGCCACCCAACGTAGCCATTGTTCCCACTCCAGGAATGGGCCACCTAATCCCACTTGTTGAGTTCGCCAAGCGACTCGTCCTCCACCACGATTTCTCAGTCACCTTCATTATTACCACCGATGGGTCACCCATGAAACCTCAAAAAACTGTCCTTGAAGCCCTTCCTGATGCCATATCCTCCATCTTTCTTCCTGCTGTGAGTTTTGATGACCTCCCTGAGGATACTAAAATTGAGACCCGGATTGGGCTCACTTTAACGCGGTCCATCCCTGCTCTACGAGACTCGTTGAAGGTCTTAGCTGAGTCAACTCGGCTAGTGGCCTTGGTGGTTGATTTATTTGGTACGGAAGCCTTTGATGTTGCTAAAGAATTCGGTGTTTTGTCTTACATATTTTTCCCTACAACAGCAATGGCTTTGTTGTCAGTCTTTTATTTACCAGAGCTTGATCAAAAGTTCTCATGTGAGTATAGAGACTTGCCTGAACCAGTCAAATTACCTGGGTGTGTACCTGTCCATGGGAGTGATCTGATAGACCCGCTTCAAGATAGACAGAATGAATGTTACAAAATAGTTCTACACTGTTGCAAACAGTACCCTCTTGCTGCTGGAATTATGGTCAATAGCTTCATGGATTTGGAGCCTGGTGCTTTTAAAGCTTTGATGGAAAGAGGAGACGGTAAGCCACCCGTTTACCCAATTGGACCGCTAATTAAGTCCGGTTCAGATATTGTGGTTGATGATTCTGGCGCTGAGTGCTTGAGATGGTTGGACAAACAGCCACATAGGTCAGTTTTGTATGTTTCATTTGGTAGTGGTGGGACTCTTTCACCTGAGCAACTAAATGAATTGGCCTTAGGACTTGAAATGAGTAGACAAAGATTTCTTTGGGTTGTAAGGAGCCCACATGAAAAAGCAGCTAATGCCACTTACTTTAGTGTTCAGAGCATTAATGACCCTTTTGATTTTCTTCCCAAAGGGTTCTTGGAGAGGACAAAAGAGGTGGGTCTAGTGGTGCCCTCTTGGGCTCCTCAAGTCCAGGTCTTGAGTCATGGCTCGACCGGGGGGTTCTTGACCCATTGTGGGTGGAACTCAACCTTAGAGAGTATTGTACATGGTGTGCCCATGATTGCATGGCCACTCTATGCAGAGCAAAGAATGAATGCTGTATTGGTAGCTGATGATTTGAAGGTTGCAGCGAGGGTCAAAGTGAATGATGAGGGCCTTGTGGGACACAAAGACATTGCAAACTATGCTAGAGGTCTAATGGAGGGAGAAGAAGGAAAATTGTTCCGGAGCAAAATGGAAGAACTAAAGGATGCAGCTGAAAAGACTTTGAGCCTTGAAGGGTCGTCTACAAAATCACTGGCTGAAGTGACTCAGTTATGGAAGAGACACCAAAAATGA
- the LOC142624633 gene encoding uncharacterized protein LOC142624633 — MCRAFPTKLKGPVRIWFNRLTPKSISTFKELSTQFASYFIGGHRYKKSTACLMNIKQQEDETLRSYISRFNKEALSIDEDDDKILVAAFTNGLRKGKFLFSLYKNDLKTMLDVLYRATKYMNVEDALLAREERPKKKER, encoded by the coding sequence ATGTGTAGAGCGTTCCCCACCAAGCTGAAGGGACCGGTAAGAATTTGGTTCAATAGATTAACGCCTAAATCTATTAGTACCTTCAAGGAGTTAAGCACCCAATTCGCCTCTTACTTTATCGGGGGGCACAGGTATAAGAAGTCCACTGCATGCCTGATGAACATTAAGCAACAAGAGGACGAGACACTGAGGTCTTACATATCTCGTTTCAACAAAGAGGCCCTCTCGATCGATGAAGAtgacgacaagatactcgtggccGCTTTTACGAATGGGCTACGAAAGGGTAAGTTTCTATTCTCCCTATACAAGAACGACCTAAAAACCATGTTAGATGTGCTGTACAGGGCAACTAAGTACATGAACGTGGAAGACGCATTACTGGCTAGAGAAGAGAGGcctaagaagaaagagagatag